The Cellulophaga sp. RHA19 genome includes the window TGCATTACCTTATATTCGCATTTTATGCCTTTGGTTTCGTACTCCTTTGTTATTTCACTAATGGCAATAATAGCATCAACTCTAAGTTTACCAGACACATTAACTGCTGGCATATTTATATTTAGTTCATGGTTAATGTTGGTTTTAAAGGTAAGGTTTTCTTGTACTTGGTAAGCTTCTTGATACTGAAAAAATAAACCTTCGTCTAATAAATTATTTACTTTTTTGGTTCCTATTGCGCTTCTAATTAAAATAATTGGAGTAATAATTATAAAAATGATGATTGCTAAAATAAGACCTATTAAAGACGATATAATTGCTCGTCCGCTAAAGCAGCTTTTAAAAATTAGATCCCAGTAATTGGCAATGGAGTTTGTTTGAAAACAGTATTTAACTATTTTAATAATGTTTCCAGAATTGATAAAAAAATTAATAAGTAAAATAATGACACCTGCTACTAATAAGAGTACTCTTAGTCCGTCCATAAGGTTATAAATTTGGTTAAGGTTATTTGTTTTAAGCCTATACTTAAAACTGGTTAAAATTTATAACGGAGCTATTTTTGTAAAAGTACTTTTGTGTAGTTTTTTTAGCTATTATGCATAAAATTAGGAGTATTAGTACATTGTATTTGGGTTTTTAGATGCTTTGGGTATTTGCTGTATAGCATCCCAGTGCTCTACAATTTTGCCGTTCTGGTCAAATCTAAAAAAATCCATAGTAACGTATTGGTCGTTACCGGGCCACGTTTGGTGCGTGTGTAAAGCTACAAGATTACCCTCTGTAATGGCTCTAACAAACTCAATGCTTTTGTCTGGGTATTCTGTCTGCATGCGCTCAAAATACGCTATAAAACCAGCGGTACCATTTTCTACGTCTGGGTTGTGTTGTATATACTGGTCACCAACATATAATTCTACCGCTTTTTTAGGGTTGCCCAAATATGCAGTTTTGTAAAATGCAATTGCTTTTTCTTTTAAGTTAAGGCTCATAGTTGCTTTTTATTTTAAAGGTACTAATTTTTAGTAGTAGTGCCTTTAACAATTATATGAGTGTTGCTTAAGAGTGATGTTTTACCGTACGCTTTACTAAAATATTTTAGTTATTTACTTCTTGTGGCTTGCTAGAGTTTAGTATTAATTTTAGCGCATTTTTATATTTACTTTCTATACCAACTAAACCGTATGTTGTTTCTCCTTTTTTAAGTACAGTTCCGTTTATGCTGTAAGTTAAAAGATCTTGTTTAAATTTTTTGTTGGCAGAACTTGCGGCAATCATATTGCCACCTGTAAGACCAGGCCCTATAGCTAAACCAATAGGAATAGAATTAGTGTTTTCTCGGGTATAGCCGTTGCTAGTTGTTTCTGTACTAGTTGTGTACAAGTTTAATGGGGTTAAAAATAAATACCACAAATAAGAAGCTGGACTCTGTTTTAGAGATTTGTAAACATACTCGTTATCCATAACATAAATCTCATTGCCATTTGCCTGGGTTAATTTAACGTCTTCTCCAAAGACTAAATCTTTACTTGAATTGTTGGTAATTTTTACTGCTATAACTTTAATCCCTTTTTTTATTTCTTTTTTAGCATATTTCTTACTTAGTAAATTATATCTATAATCAAATTTTATACTATCAGTTACATTTGTACCTAAGTATCTCATAGAATTTAGCTCCAATGTTTTATAGCCAGAAGCACAACTTTCTAATAAAATAATTGATAATATTATTAGGAGTGTTTTAAAGAAATTCATTTTTTTTGGTTGTAATTTTGGTTAGTTTTTTTTGAGGGTAAGGTTTTATTTTACTCTGGTATATTTTATAATGTAATTTTCTATTTGGTAATTACCGTTAGAATCTTGGTATGTTTCAGAAAATGAAGCAGTGTGTATGTTGTTTTCCATAGAAAAAACAATGGTTCTTACTTCGTTAATATCTCCGTCATCAGATATAACTCTATATTCAGAATCTTTAATTTTTTCCCAACTTCCAGAGTTGTCTTCAAACTGTTTACAGCCACTAGTGCTTTGTTGGTCTGGCTCCGAGTATAATTTTATTAGGTTTCCGTCTTGTAAGTACTCATCTGTATCTAAAGACTCACAAGAAGATAGTATTACTTTAGTACCGTTTACAGACTTCTCTGTAATTTGCCATTTTCCTATTAAAAGCTCTATGTCTTTTTCGCTGTTAGTATCGTCGTCATTAGAACAGCCTATTACTGCAACTAAAGCAAATAGGTAAACAAAATTTTTTATCATAAGTCTTTACTACAAATACCTGTTTTAAGGTTTGTTATTTTGCAGGCGAATATAAGAAAAGACTTACTATTAATAAAAATATAATTGCAAGTATAATTAAGGTAGTTTTTATTACTTACTACGCATTGCCATATTTCTAAGATCTATAAGAGTTTGCTCTGCATCTTTACTCTCAAAAGAAAGTAGCGACCTATTATTCATTATTAGGTATTTCTCTTGACTTTTGTCTTCGTTTTGCATTTCTACCGTAGTGTATTTAGATCTTTTTAAATGAAATGACTTTGGGTATCCTATTTTATCAAACGAATAATGTTTAGCAGCTCTAAATTTCTTTTTTAACACTAGTTTATCTCCAATAACACGCGCATCACAGATATACATAAATTGGTATATAATAAAACCAATAAGCGCTATAAAAACAGCAGCAGCTATAATCATCCCCATATGAAACTCTTGCTCTTGGGTAACATTTGCTAATACCGGAATCATTATTAGTACTACAATTGTGCCTAAGTACAAGCCAAGGTTGGTCCAGTTAGATGATAATTTAATTTCTGTGTTACTCGCCATTTTTTCTTTGAAATATATGAAATTTTGGGGTTGTGGTGGTTTTAATTATTTTGTGATATTCTTGTTTTTAATTCTTTTTAAAACTTCTTCAATTGAAAAATTAGGAGGTAATGGTTTAAAGTTTTTATTTGAAATAGAGAATTTTTTCCGTTGAAACTCTCTCAATTTCGGAATATTTAATTTTGAAACAAGAATAGCATCATTTGTACCGCCTTTCAAGCGTAATAAGTCCTTTCTAGCTGTTTCTGTTGGTTGAGTTAGTCTCGTATCTCCATACTGACTTGTATTTACTTGAGCAACATAGCAATGCAAATCTCTTGAGCTTGCTTCAATTATATTAGAGAAATATGGAGTGTCTTTGTTCCATTCTAGTGCTACTAATAAATCAATTTTACTTCTCAATAAACTTCGATGTTCCAAATCTGCTAATTCAAAACAATAGAATACGGAAAAATAGATGTTTTTCCAATTGAAAATATCATACCTACTTATATCAGGCTTTGGTACACTTAAATGATTTTGAGAAATTAAATGTTCTTCAACTGGAGCATAGTGATTTTTGAGTCTGAAAACTATTGTAGCGTCTTTAATACCATTCACTTCAATAGGAAGTATTGTAGCTACAAAATTAAAAGCTGTTTTATTAGAAATAATATGTTCTAGTCCAGAGATTACAAGTGTTTGATTTTTTTGTGAATAACGGGCCAAACTAGGCAGGAGATTTATTGGAATAAAAAACTCAGGAAATAAGACTATATCTGAGTTTTCTTTCCTGGCTTGATTCAGAATTAAAGCTAAACGTTGGTATCTTTCAATAGATAAATTTGGTTCATTTCTAACGCCTTTAATAATATTGCTTTCTTTTACTTCTGTATTAGCAAATGAAATACTAGGTTCCTCAATTTTATATTTGGAATTAATTCGAAATTCTTTTATTTGATTTTGGTTACCCAAATTATCGCCTCTATTTACCAAATCATAGAAACTTGATTTTAATTTTTCATCATTTAAAATGTAATGAGGCAAGTGATTTGAGTTCCCTTTTAGATAAATATCAAAAGCACAATCTAAATAATATTCTTCCTTTTTAATTTCTGTCTCTGTGACTAATTCTTTTTCAGTTTTTATTTTAGGTCCTAATATATCCGTTAAAGGATATCCGTTTTTTTCTCTACATTTAGACTTGTCGAATTTAGATAACTCTGTAAAAGTAGAAGCGAAACAACATTCCCAAAATTTTATTGGTCTTGGAGAATTTTCTATAAGTTTTTCATCTAACTCATAAGACTCAATATCGAATTGAAGCTTCAGTAAATTACTATAGCCCTTTTTAGAATCTTTAGTATAGTTTAATAATGGAGTAGAAACGTATTGATGTCTAATCATATTTGTTTTTCTAAATCTATTTCTCCAAAACGATTCTGATTTTGTTACAGCATTATCATTCAGAAAATAAACTAATAAAGAATTTGACAATTCATTAGTTTTAAAATCAAAATGACGCTCTACATCTCTACTTTGATTTAAGAACATTGGATTTAAAGAAATTGTTAATTCGTGAGCACAATCTAAATACTCAGCCATAGATTTTTGAACAAGGCTATATTCAACCTTAGTCTTTTCTATAAAATTAATATCTTTTTTACCAATTTTATCAATTTGTTCAGCGCAATGAACATAAAAATTAATATATGATTTTGGTTCTTTATTGACTAAAAAATAAGTAAAAACTCTTTCCCACAAACGATAAAATTCGAGACAGGTAGAGCCTTTAAAAAATTTAAGAACTTGATTTTTTTCTTTCTCAGAAATACTTCGTTCGTGATTTAATGAGCTAAATATTTGGTTAGAAAGAAATAAAGTCAAACCATATCTGTTTTCTTTATAATCTTGTAGGGTTTTAATTTTTCCTTCTGTTCCATTGTAATCTAAATGATATGCACTTGATTCAAATTCTCCTAATGAATTGTCGTGACTGGGTAAATCCCGAAATTCACTAGTTCTTTCTTCTAACTCTCTCTTCAATTTATTTATTACCATATCTGATTCTTCCGAATCAAAGTAGTAAAGAAGTGTTTTTTCACTTTGACAGAATAATGACTTTTTCCCATTTATTTTAAAAACTCTTCCTTTTGAATTACTTGAATCTTTAGAAAAAGGAGAATCAACAAGGTTTATTAATGGGCTAAGATTTGATATGATATATTTTTCAATTTCATTAAGAGTATCTTCTTCGAAGGTAATTTTATAATGAATATTATTTTTGCTGTTATGTTTCTTCTTAATCCGCTTCTTATAATCATTAAATGAAAATTTAAATTCTTCATTTAATTCTTCATTGTTTGAATTTGGATTTGGGTCGGCAAGTACTAGTAAAATATCATCAACATATCTTCCATAATATGCAGGTTTGTATTTTTCTACTATTCTTTTATCAAAGTCTTTTAAGTAATCATTTGCAAGTACAAAAGATGACAAAAGACCTATAGGTAATATAAATTCTTGAAGTTCATTTTCTTCATTACGTTCTAATTCATTTGAGAAATTATAAGGTTGTTCATATTCTACTGAAATTTTCTCTGTATAAATATGATGAATTTTTAAAAACAACCTGTTTAAATTATTATGAGCTGCCTTGTAATGAGTTTTATTATCACTGTAAATTAAATCATTTGGTATTCTTACAGAATGGAAATAATCTTTAACATCTAAATTGAGAAAAAGAACATCCCTTTCGTTTTTTATTAATTCCTGAGCAACATTTACAGAGTCGTCTCTCCATTTTTGATATTGTTTAAAATATGGTTTAAATAAACCAGAGCCGTGAACAATAGTTTTTTTATCCTTACTA containing:
- a CDS encoding nuclear transport factor 2 family protein, which codes for MSLNLKEKAIAFYKTAYLGNPKKAVELYVGDQYIQHNPDVENGTAGFIAYFERMQTEYPDKSIEFVRAITEGNLVALHTHQTWPGNDQYVTMDFFRFDQNGKIVEHWDAIQQIPKASKNPNTMY
- a CDS encoding reverse transcriptase domain-containing protein — encoded protein: MKFDLKEIKDAYKRLKTYIYYDNTDIILRRKLVEFETNLTKDFNSLFRGNEKPYQTDDGLNIFKNDFGVPQSIDSKLQIFTDELNNFHSSSEFFDFFLNKIDANIYPKKYEKTEIADNFITNQRVEKEYPINRLTAFIDAPIEIHLLSVLWTINYGVQIDSKLGDDCIGNRLLLSKDKKTIVHGSGLFKPYFKQYQKWRDDSVNVAQELIKNERDVLFLNLDVKDYFHSVRIPNDLIYSDNKTHYKAAHNNLNRLFLKIHHIYTEKISVEYEQPYNFSNELERNEENELQEFILPIGLLSSFVLANDYLKDFDKRIVEKYKPAYYGRYVDDILLVLADPNPNSNNEELNEEFKFSFNDYKKRIKKKHNSKNNIHYKITFEEDTLNEIEKYIISNLSPLINLVDSPFSKDSSNSKGRVFKINGKKSLFCQSEKTLLYYFDSEESDMVINKLKRELEERTSEFRDLPSHDNSLGEFESSAYHLDYNGTEGKIKTLQDYKENRYGLTLFLSNQIFSSLNHERSISEKEKNQVLKFFKGSTCLEFYRLWERVFTYFLVNKEPKSYINFYVHCAEQIDKIGKKDINFIEKTKVEYSLVQKSMAEYLDCAHELTISLNPMFLNQSRDVERHFDFKTNELSNSLLVYFLNDNAVTKSESFWRNRFRKTNMIRHQYVSTPLLNYTKDSKKGYSNLLKLQFDIESYELDEKLIENSPRPIKFWECCFASTFTELSKFDKSKCREKNGYPLTDILGPKIKTEKELVTETEIKKEEYYLDCAFDIYLKGNSNHLPHYILNDEKLKSSFYDLVNRGDNLGNQNQIKEFRINSKYKIEEPSISFANTEVKESNIIKGVRNEPNLSIERYQRLALILNQARKENSDIVLFPEFFIPINLLPSLARYSQKNQTLVISGLEHIISNKTAFNFVATILPIEVNGIKDATIVFRLKNHYAPVEEHLISQNHLSVPKPDISRYDIFNWKNIYFSVFYCFELADLEHRSLLRSKIDLLVALEWNKDTPYFSNIIEASSRDLHCYVAQVNTSQYGDTRLTQPTETARKDLLRLKGGTNDAILVSKLNIPKLREFQRKKFSISNKNFKPLPPNFSIEEVLKRIKNKNITK